A stretch of the Saccharolobus caldissimus genome encodes the following:
- a CDS encoding HoxN/HupN/NixA family nickel/cobalt transporter: MVGMKKEILLRIIPFYIGESIITGLLIYWLSLDSQIVESVKITLEDRGIITSFFGLGILAYFLGLRHALDADHLAAIDNSTRKLVQERKSSYFTGLFFSLGHSTVVILLAIALMIATRIVASNLPQLENLGSIIGTIVSGGFLYIIGLLNLLVLMEIYRIYKEVSQSEKINSEELENILLKRGFMNKFFKGLFKIVDKQYYMYPIGFLFGLGFDTASETALLAISAAVAGIFAKIPLWSLLVFPFLFTAGMTLIDTTDGLFMSGAYQWAFTGNPIRKVWYNLTMTTISILVAYLIGTLELLGLIQSEFNLTGVFWDFIALINGGVWWGNIGILIVITFATTWIISLIIYRLKISKK; encoded by the coding sequence ATGGTAGGAATGAAAAAAGAGATTTTGCTAAGGATAATTCCATTTTACATTGGAGAATCTATAATAACTGGATTATTAATTTATTGGCTATCACTTGACTCTCAAATAGTAGAATCTGTAAAAATTACTTTGGAAGATAGGGGTATAATAACCTCATTCTTTGGATTAGGAATTTTAGCTTATTTTCTTGGATTAAGACATGCATTAGATGCAGACCATTTAGCTGCAATAGATAATTCTACTAGGAAATTGGTACAAGAAAGAAAATCATCATATTTTACTGGACTATTCTTCTCTTTAGGACATTCAACAGTAGTAATTTTACTAGCAATTGCACTAATGATAGCTACTAGAATAGTCGCTTCAAATCTTCCACAGCTAGAAAACTTAGGGAGCATAATTGGTACTATAGTTAGTGGAGGATTTTTATATATCATTGGCCTTTTAAATCTGCTAGTATTAATGGAGATTTATAGGATATATAAAGAGGTATCACAATCTGAAAAAATTAATAGTGAAGAATTGGAAAATATTCTATTAAAAAGAGGATTTATGAATAAATTCTTTAAAGGTTTATTTAAAATTGTAGATAAACAATACTATATGTATCCTATAGGTTTCCTCTTCGGTTTAGGTTTCGATACCGCATCTGAAACTGCACTACTAGCAATATCTGCAGCTGTAGCAGGTATATTCGCTAAAATACCATTATGGTCATTACTAGTATTTCCATTTCTATTCACAGCAGGCATGACTCTCATAGATACTACTGATGGGCTTTTTATGAGTGGGGCTTATCAATGGGCTTTTACAGGAAATCCGATTAGAAAAGTATGGTATAACTTAACAATGACTACCATTAGTATTTTAGTAGCATATCTTATAGGTACTCTTGAATTATTAGGCTTAATTCAGTCTGAGTTTAATTTAACTGGTGTTTTCTGGGATTTTATAGCTCTAATTAATGGAGGTGTATGGTGGGGAAATATAGGAATATTAATAGTAATTACATTCGCTACAACTTGGATAATATCATTAATAATATATAGACTAAAAATTTCTAAAAAATAA
- a CDS encoding transposase, translating into MDLLAMNEVTLYGIQLRELVEGSGQSLTLTLAPNILSGNALLNKSVKEVEKMALEEAEKKSPNYQRGKKVKRKGYARYRFLKGFKIVIVGREVKYELEWISVKLPILYGDKGRVKTQVEETLLREEEKVFKALMTVYSVLGGKLNAKLWMPEIQASGNFKYVIVDGKYVKLKGGKGVLLSAIGVTEEGKRAVLDITLNREEDAVGYWKLLVEVWKKSSFVLVIADGTKALDRAISLAELQVRRQGCLVHLKRNATKEEREALNVIISSAESGEIKPEACPRLLSYLSAPKELWKWLKSNNLVESFNSLLERRRFGKFHSPWRILQIARTIANNYNLSTCLLITVIILQYPLLFSLY; encoded by the coding sequence ATGGACCTCTTAGCTATGAACGAGGTAACCCTCTACGGCATTCAGCTAAGGGAACTCGTAGAGGGATCTGGACAGAGCTTAACCCTCACACTCGCCCCCAATATACTATCCGGAAACGCCTTATTAAACAAATCGGTCAAGGAGGTCGAGAAGATGGCCTTGGAGGAGGCTGAGAAGAAGAGTCCTAACTACCAGAGGGGTAAGAAGGTGAAAAGGAAGGGTTACGCGAGGTACAGATTCCTCAAGGGGTTTAAGATCGTGATTGTCGGTAGGGAGGTTAAGTACGAGTTGGAGTGGATCTCGGTGAAGTTACCCATACTTTACGGGGATAAGGGAAGGGTGAAGACTCAAGTGGAGGAGACTTTGCTGAGGGAGGAGGAGAAGGTGTTCAAGGCTCTGATGACCGTCTATTCAGTGCTGGGAGGTAAGTTGAACGCCAAGCTCTGGATGCCCGAGATCCAAGCGAGTGGCAATTTCAAGTATGTAATAGTTGATGGGAAGTATGTGAAGCTCAAGGGAGGAAAGGGAGTTCTTCTCTCGGCTATTGGCGTGACAGAGGAAGGTAAGAGGGCCGTTCTGGATATAACCTTGAACAGAGAGGAGGATGCAGTGGGTTATTGGAAACTCTTGGTTGAGGTCTGGAAGAAGTCGAGCTTCGTCTTGGTAATAGCTGATGGAACTAAGGCGTTGGATAGGGCGATCTCTCTCGCTGAACTTCAAGTAAGAAGGCAGGGATGCTTGGTTCACCTTAAGCGTAATGCGACAAAGGAGGAGAGGGAGGCCTTGAACGTTATTATCTCGTCTGCCGAGAGTGGTGAGATTAAGCCTGAGGCTTGTCCGAGGCTCTTGAGTTACCTTTCAGCTCCCAAGGAGTTATGGAAGTGGCTCAAATCCAATAACTTGGTCGAGTCCTTCAATTCTCTCTTGGAAAGGAGGAGGTTCGGTAAGTTTCACTCCCCTTGGAGGATACTACAGATCGCTCGGACCATAGCTAACAACTATAATCTATCAACTTGTCTTCTCATCACTGTAATAATATTACAGTATCCCTTATTATTCTCACTTTATTAG